One stretch of Weissella koreensis KACC 15510 DNA includes these proteins:
- a CDS encoding metal ABC transporter ATP-binding protein: protein MKILTGNQIGINLDGRWLYRDVNFEVQEHQVLALLGENGVGKTTLLKALMQEINLTEGNFEWAKKDVEIAYVPQYRSDMQAFPLNIKEYIGLSFDRGWRPWLSRTEKDWLQHIIKDTKLDQIAKRRIDQASGGERQRAFLAQALLKNPDVLILDEATANLDQSAKFELMDVVKHYRDHHNLSVIMVSHDLEIIQGYADDYLRLGPDGSELGPCQSLKMREGEQNV, encoded by the coding sequence ATGAAAATTTTAACGGGAAATCAAATTGGAATCAATCTAGATGGTCGCTGGTTATATCGAGATGTTAACTTTGAAGTCCAAGAACATCAAGTTTTAGCTTTATTAGGGGAAAATGGAGTTGGGAAAACAACGTTATTAAAAGCATTAATGCAGGAAATAAACTTGACGGAAGGAAACTTTGAATGGGCAAAAAAAGACGTTGAAATTGCTTATGTTCCACAATATCGTTCAGATATGCAGGCTTTTCCTTTGAATATTAAAGAATATATTGGGCTAAGCTTTGATCGTGGTTGGCGCCCTTGGTTGTCACGCACTGAAAAGGATTGGCTGCAACACATCATTAAAGATACGAAATTAGATCAAATTGCTAAACGACGTATTGATCAAGCTTCGGGCGGCGAACGGCAACGAGCTTTTTTAGCTCAGGCACTTTTGAAAAATCCCGATGTTTTAATTTTAGATGAGGCCACTGCTAATTTGGATCAATCCGCTAAATTTGAATTAATGGATGTGGTTAAACATTATCGTGATCATCATAATTTAAGTGTGATTATGGTAAGTCATGATCTAGAAATTATTCAGGGCTATGCAGATGACTATTTAAGGTTGGGACCTGATGGAAGTGAGCTTGGGCCTTGCCAAAGTTTAAAAATGCGTGAAGGGGAGCAAAATGTTTAG
- a CDS encoding metal ABC transporter permease: protein MFSYTFMQNAWIVGTLIAIISAMMGVFVVAKRMSFFGHVLSEIGFAGASFGIFMSWSPLWGMLLFTAVSAISIGQLGLSEHRSESIISAVSAVAIGLGVAFLSLSEKSASSATGILFGSIFSISDENVWQVIVLALIILVLMLVLYRPFRHFAFDYETAKYSLHHETGLEIIFLLMIAVTVAISAQVVGSLLIFILLVLPSSSAMRWGRTVWQMIGLAIIFALIGVWGGLALAYWTNLPVSFYIALIEAGIYFISLARAH from the coding sequence ATGTTTAGTTATACGTTTATGCAAAATGCATGGATTGTGGGGACGCTTATTGCAATTATTTCAGCGATGATGGGGGTCTTTGTGGTGGCCAAGCGAATGTCTTTTTTTGGTCACGTTTTGAGTGAAATTGGTTTTGCAGGAGCTTCATTTGGAATTTTTATGAGTTGGTCTCCATTGTGGGGGATGCTTTTATTTACTGCGGTTTCGGCGATTAGTATTGGTCAGTTAGGTTTGAGCGAACATCGATCTGAATCGATCATTTCAGCAGTTAGTGCAGTGGCAATTGGATTGGGAGTAGCTTTTCTTTCGTTATCAGAAAAAAGTGCTAGTTCAGCAACGGGAATTTTATTTGGATCCATTTTTAGTATTAGTGATGAAAATGTCTGGCAAGTCATTGTATTAGCTTTGATTATTTTAGTACTGATGTTGGTGCTATATCGACCTTTTCGTCATTTTGCTTTCGACTATGAAACTGCAAAATATAGCCTTCATCATGAAACGGGATTAGAGATCATCTTCTTATTGATGATCGCTGTAACGGTGGCAATTTCAGCTCAGGTGGTCGGATCATTATTAATTTTTATTTTATTAGTGTTACCATCTTCTTCAGCAATGCGCTGGGGAAGAACAGTCTGGCAAATGATTGGATTAGCAATTATATTTGCCTTAATTGGGGTTTGGGGTGGCTTAGCTTTAGCGTATTGGACGAATCTTCCCGTGAGCTTCTATATTGCTCTGATTGAAGCGGGAATTTATTTTATAAGCTTGGCTCGGGCTCATTAA
- a CDS encoding metal ABC transporter solute-binding protein, Zn/Mn family yields the protein MQKKNRRLRWVLIPVIAVIILLGLIFQRAWQNEKANQGLEATKKINIVTSLAVYGEMAKAVVGNRGQVESILTKASIDPHEYEPSVETAKQYAKAQLIISNGAGYDAWSTKFAKANQKAQKINVNQVVGYQAGDNEHFWYQPMIAKQMKQPLVDKLSSIDPASKSYFEANAKKYMATLRPLENKRNKLSVQLKGKKIMVTEPVYDNALTGLGVKNINQNFSRAIEAGNDPIPTDVLAWNDTLKQGEVAFVVNNPQAENTVTKRAVRMARQDKVPVVEVTETKPDDKNYLQWQLEILDQIEEALKS from the coding sequence ATGCAAAAAAAGAATCGTCGTTTGCGCTGGGTACTGATTCCGGTCATAGCGGTTATTATTTTATTGGGATTAATTTTTCAACGAGCTTGGCAAAATGAAAAGGCGAATCAGGGATTAGAAGCGACAAAAAAAATAAACATCGTGACGAGTCTTGCTGTTTATGGTGAAATGGCGAAAGCTGTAGTGGGTAATCGGGGGCAAGTAGAGAGCATTCTTACTAAAGCTTCCATTGATCCGCATGAATATGAGCCCAGTGTAGAAACTGCTAAACAGTACGCTAAGGCGCAATTGATTATTTCCAATGGAGCAGGATATGATGCTTGGTCAACAAAATTTGCTAAGGCTAATCAAAAAGCCCAAAAGATTAATGTGAATCAAGTTGTTGGATATCAAGCTGGGGATAATGAACATTTTTGGTATCAACCGATGATCGCTAAGCAAATGAAGCAACCATTAGTGGATAAATTAAGTTCTATTGATCCCGCATCGAAGTCATATTTTGAAGCCAATGCAAAAAAGTACATGGCAACTTTACGTCCCTTGGAAAATAAACGGAATAAATTATCAGTACAACTTAAAGGTAAAAAAATTATGGTGACTGAACCGGTTTATGATAATGCCTTGACCGGTTTAGGGGTAAAAAATATTAATCAGAATTTTTCGCGTGCAATTGAAGCTGGGAATGATCCAATACCCACTGATGTTTTAGCCTGGAATGATACTTTAAAGCAAGGTGAGGTGGCTTTTGTTGTAAATAATCCGCAAGCTGAAAATACTGTGACAAAACGGGCTGTGAGAATGGCACGTCAAGACAAGGTTCCAGTAGTTGAAGTGACGGAAACCAAGCCGGATGATAAAAATTATTTACAGTGGCAATTAGAAATATTAGATCAAATTGAAGAGGCATTAAAATCATGA
- a CDS encoding ABC-F family ATP-binding cassette domain-containing protein has translation MLTVSNISVAFNGKKLYDDVNLKFTPGNTYGIIGANGAGKSTFLKVLEGKLAPTTGNVSMGANERMSSLVQDHFAFDEYTVLETVMRGYKELYDVKQAMDELYLHDPFTDEDGIQVGELSARFEEMNGWNAETDALQLLQNMGIPSELHYTLMADLPETTKVKVLLAQTLFGNPDILVLDEPTNGLDTKTISWLEDFLADYENIVLVVSHDRHFLNAVSTMILDVDFGKIKLFVGNYDFWKESSELAARLQSNANSKKEEQIKELQDFIARFSANASKSKQATSRKKQLDKITLDDIQPSSRKYPYIHFETTREIGNDLVRVENVSKTVDGVKILDDISFTLSPKEKTLIMAENDIAATAILDIMAGRMEPDTGSVTWGVTTTRDYLAKDMAANFEKPEMPILDFLRDYASKEENDNTFLRGLLGRMLFRGEDAEKTLDVLSGGEKVRVMLSKLMLTKTNVLLLDDPTNHLDLESITSLNDGLVEYEGSLVFTSHDRTFAQTIADHVVVVSDQGSIDRAEMSYDEFIEHPEVQKQLEEKQIIL, from the coding sequence ATGCTAACAGTATCAAATATTTCCGTCGCATTTAACGGAAAAAAACTTTATGACGATGTAAATTTAAAATTCACACCAGGGAACACCTATGGAATTATTGGAGCTAACGGTGCAGGTAAGTCAACTTTTCTAAAAGTCTTAGAAGGTAAATTAGCTCCTACAACGGGAAATGTCTCAATGGGTGCTAATGAACGAATGTCATCATTGGTTCAGGATCACTTTGCTTTTGATGAATATACAGTTTTAGAAACCGTGATGCGCGGTTATAAAGAGTTATACGATGTGAAGCAAGCTATGGATGAATTGTATCTTCATGATCCATTTACAGATGAAGATGGAATCCAAGTTGGAGAATTATCAGCTCGTTTTGAAGAAATGAATGGATGGAACGCTGAAACTGATGCACTTCAACTTCTTCAAAATATGGGGATTCCTTCAGAACTTCATTACACTTTGATGGCTGACTTACCTGAAACTACTAAAGTTAAGGTTTTGTTAGCACAAACATTATTTGGAAACCCAGATATTTTGGTCTTAGACGAGCCTACCAACGGACTAGATACTAAGACAATTTCATGGTTGGAAGATTTCTTGGCAGATTATGAAAATATCGTCCTTGTGGTTTCCCACGATCGACACTTCTTGAATGCCGTTTCAACAATGATTTTGGATGTTGATTTTGGTAAGATTAAGTTGTTTGTTGGTAACTATGACTTCTGGAAAGAATCATCAGAATTAGCAGCTCGTTTGCAATCTAATGCTAATTCAAAGAAGGAAGAACAAATTAAGGAATTGCAAGATTTCATTGCACGTTTCTCAGCCAATGCTTCAAAGTCAAAGCAAGCTACTTCACGTAAAAAGCAATTAGATAAAATTACACTAGATGACATTCAACCATCATCTCGTAAGTACCCATATATTCATTTTGAAACAACTCGTGAAATTGGAAATGACTTAGTTCGGGTCGAAAATGTTTCAAAGACTGTTGATGGGGTTAAAATTTTGGATGATATTTCATTCACTTTGTCTCCAAAAGAAAAGACTTTGATCATGGCTGAAAACGATATTGCTGCTACAGCAATATTGGATATCATGGCTGGTCGTATGGAACCTGATACAGGTTCAGTCACTTGGGGTGTAACGACTACTCGTGATTATCTAGCTAAAGATATGGCAGCCAATTTTGAAAAGCCTGAGATGCCAATTCTAGACTTCTTACGCGATTATGCTTCAAAGGAAGAAAATGACAATACATTCTTGCGTGGTTTGCTTGGCCGGATGTTGTTCCGTGGTGAAGATGCTGAAAAGACTTTGGATGTTTTATCTGGGGGAGAAAAAGTACGGGTGATGTTATCAAAGCTGATGTTAACTAAGACTAATGTTTTGTTGCTAGATGATCCTACTAACCACTTGGATTTGGAATCAATTACCTCATTGAATGATGGTTTAGTTGAATACGAAGGATCATTAGTATTTACTTCGCATGACCGAACATTTGCTCAAACTATTGCTGATCATGTTGTGGTTGTATCAGATCAAGGTTCAATTGATCGTGCTGAGATGAGCTACGATGAATTTATCGAACATCCTGAAGTGCAAAAACAATTAGAAGAGAAACAAATTATCTTATAA
- a CDS encoding Cna B-type domain-containing protein — translation MSLSSLVSPIDVLASSLQQGSSLPKKIKIQYTQIRVQQNGQEIPANTVVESQNQEIEVLYDWQIPDGQQIKANDYFMVNDIPKSFQAASALGLNIDVVDARGQVIANGQYNGHANKIKFIFKNDLPANDLKGYLKINFKATYNEKGWANFKINQQNYRIFDDRYQQRDTPVTTNDLNDQYLPIKKSGRYDYDPKTKQLTYTWRIFLNHAKLNNDEFVIRDTLPEYLKFDAENLSVHYGHLILKKDADNRIYVNNFNRQGEVSGEDISVKLVHDRELVIQGKVVPGYQYDYEISYTTSIGTDDANFKYLREGNDIKVKNVVQLEDNYGNVLGGDVTNLSFLATGQGVSNYIEPGKLAIIKQGENDQKLLAGAKFSLYDQNNNLVKSNLKTDQNGYALVDNLKPGQYLLKEMKAPVGYQIDNKDLTVQIDEGQLKTVTVKNKLQPTLTEVNGNLKWFDKHNLKNYRPQQVGVNLMQNGQLLKTTIVSAKDRWNYHFEKLPEFDENGQRYQYTVNESEIFKYKTKQDGFDFIHVLNGTTSIQGQKIWQDQNNEAGLRPRKVEIELIRNKKVVQKIQIGAKNQWQYQFDNLAQYDNRGREYKYDVAEVVNKNYVTQKDGYDFINVFKPIYIKIHGHKTWIDNDNAEKTRPKQITVKLIKNGKMIHKKVITAHQKWNYEFNQLEKYDEKGDLNRYQIEEDPVKGYKTHIDGFNLKNTLKDGQTKIQGKKIWQDDNDHDKFRPKEIILELMQANNVVATQIVTKQTQWQYVFKKLPKYQNGVKLNYQVREKPVEYYQIKYKNNDIYNTLVGTTQVTGQKYWKDQDNKAGLRPKKITIKLLQNGAIYRTAKIGAKDGWHYTFKALPKYDQLGKAYQYTVSENKVPGYDSRQQGNDFINQIKPLIVVAAPDENLKHNTTTLNPVIYNEKVENNLVVPIIKPVDGEKSKQISLLINNETLEQQKNELTKKTSPLKIKTIHPMLHQANINVLPKQQWESVEEMIPFLMDYKMFSTTIIEELNKPLKSGVQPEILRMPRILVETEINLNSTKLENKKNIDLSVIEEHIDASGKQIDFSTRISEVPNIIELTKPVELEKLVEPENKPDLTKVEEKTEIPVVKEVIDDNGKDLELLTKENELPNIIELTKPVELKQPVESENNPNSTKEEEKTEILVVKEEHNDNGKDLNLLTKENELPNIIEVTKPVELKQTVETKDIPDSTKEEEKTEISVVEEENNDNGKDLKLLTKENELPNIIEVTKAVELEKLVEPENNLDLTKVEEKAEIPVVKEENNDNGKDLKLLTKAIELPNIIEVTKSSELEKPVESKDIPYLTKVEERTEIPVVKEEIDNNSKDLEWLTKENELPNIIELTKPVELKQPVESENNPNSTKEEGKTEIPVVKEEIDDNGKDLELLTKANELPNIIEVTKAVELKQTVETKDIPDSTKVEEKTEIPVVKEENNDNGKDIELLTKLNELPNIIELTKPVELKQPVEPENNPNSTKVEEKTEIPVVKEEIDDNGKDLELLTKANELPNIIEVTKAVELEKLVEPENNLDLTKVEEKAEIPVVKEENNDNGKDLKLLTKANEIPNIIELTKPVELKQTVEKKDIPDSTKEEEKTEISVVKEENNDNGKDIELLTKLNELPNIIELTKPVELKQPVEPENNPNSTKVEEKTEIPVVKDENNGKDIELLTKLNELPNIIELTKPVELKQPVEPENIPDSTKVEEKTEIPVVNDNGKDIELLTKVNELPNIIEVTKVVELKKPAESKDILDLTKVEEKTEIPVVKEENNDNGKDLKLLTKAIELPNIIELTNQVELKQPVESENKPNSAKVEEKAEIPVVKEKIDDVKNVELLMKSNELSKTVENKQIIDLVIKPDSTKVEKVKSSDIVVVKKVSSTMEKQIGILNIVGLKTLVENKQTVIQKIDQRNINKMCIKNVIPITYLKVVKNQPKEMATVDVVKSKKLNYPKLPTTHSDIQSCSFIRGIISLIIMSIVTFCWYFRKR, via the coding sequence GTGAGTCTAAGTAGCTTAGTAAGCCCAATTGATGTTTTAGCGAGTAGTTTGCAGCAGGGGTCTTCTCTACCGAAAAAAATTAAGATCCAATATACACAAATCAGAGTCCAACAAAATGGTCAGGAAATTCCAGCTAATACGGTGGTTGAAAGTCAAAATCAGGAAATTGAAGTTTTATATGACTGGCAAATACCTGATGGACAGCAAATTAAAGCAAATGATTATTTTATGGTTAATGATATTCCTAAGTCCTTTCAAGCGGCGAGTGCTTTGGGATTGAATATTGATGTTGTAGATGCCAGAGGACAAGTGATTGCTAATGGACAATATAATGGACATGCCAATAAAATTAAATTTATTTTCAAAAATGATTTACCAGCCAATGATCTAAAAGGGTATTTAAAGATTAATTTTAAAGCGACCTATAATGAAAAAGGTTGGGCTAATTTTAAAATTAATCAACAAAATTATCGAATTTTTGACGATCGATATCAACAACGTGATACGCCCGTGACCACAAATGATTTAAATGATCAGTATTTACCAATTAAAAAAAGTGGACGTTATGATTATGATCCAAAGACTAAACAATTAACTTATACATGGCGTATATTTTTAAATCATGCCAAATTAAATAACGATGAATTCGTTATTCGAGATACCCTTCCCGAATATTTAAAATTTGATGCGGAAAATTTAAGCGTGCATTATGGACATTTAATTTTGAAAAAGGATGCTGATAATAGAATCTATGTAAATAATTTTAATCGACAGGGAGAGGTCTCAGGAGAAGATATATCGGTTAAGTTAGTTCATGACCGAGAATTAGTGATTCAAGGAAAGGTTGTGCCAGGTTATCAATATGATTATGAAATTAGTTACACTACATCAATTGGAACTGACGATGCTAATTTTAAATATTTGCGTGAGGGAAATGACATAAAGGTTAAAAATGTGGTGCAACTTGAAGATAATTATGGGAATGTTTTGGGTGGTGATGTTACAAATCTATCGTTTTTGGCAACTGGTCAAGGAGTTAGTAATTACATTGAACCTGGCAAATTGGCGATTATTAAGCAAGGCGAAAATGATCAAAAATTATTAGCAGGAGCTAAATTCAGTTTATATGATCAAAACAATAATTTAGTTAAATCTAATTTAAAAACGGACCAAAATGGATATGCTTTGGTAGATAATTTGAAACCAGGTCAATATCTTTTAAAAGAGATGAAAGCGCCAGTGGGGTACCAAATTGATAATAAAGATTTAACTGTGCAAATTGACGAAGGACAATTAAAAACTGTCACAGTTAAAAATAAATTACAGCCAACGTTAACAGAGGTAAATGGAAATTTAAAATGGTTCGACAAACATAATCTTAAAAATTACCGGCCTCAGCAAGTTGGAGTAAATTTAATGCAAAATGGACAATTATTAAAGACTACAATTGTCAGCGCTAAAGATAGATGGAATTATCATTTTGAAAAATTACCTGAATTTGACGAGAATGGACAACGCTATCAATATACAGTAAATGAATCAGAGATATTTAAATATAAGACTAAACAAGATGGATTTGATTTTATTCATGTTCTAAATGGAACGACTAGTATTCAAGGACAGAAGATCTGGCAGGATCAAAATAATGAGGCAGGATTACGTCCACGAAAGGTTGAAATTGAATTAATTAGAAATAAAAAAGTGGTTCAAAAGATTCAAATTGGAGCAAAAAATCAATGGCAGTACCAATTTGATAATTTAGCACAATATGATAATCGAGGACGTGAATATAAATATGATGTAGCGGAAGTAGTGAATAAAAATTATGTTACTCAAAAGGATGGTTATGATTTTATAAATGTTTTTAAACCAATTTATATCAAAATCCATGGTCATAAAACATGGATTGATAATGATAATGCAGAAAAAACACGACCAAAACAAATTACAGTTAAATTGATAAAGAATGGGAAAATGATTCATAAGAAGGTGATCACAGCTCATCAAAAATGGAATTATGAATTTAATCAATTGGAAAAGTATGATGAAAAAGGTGATTTGAATCGGTATCAAATTGAGGAAGACCCAGTGAAAGGTTATAAAACTCATATTGATGGTTTTAATTTGAAGAATACTTTGAAAGATGGTCAAACCAAAATACAAGGAAAGAAAATTTGGCAGGACGATAATGATCATGATAAATTCCGTCCCAAAGAAATTATTTTAGAATTGATGCAAGCAAACAATGTGGTAGCAACTCAAATTGTAACTAAACAAACTCAGTGGCAGTATGTATTTAAAAAACTACCTAAATATCAAAATGGTGTGAAATTGAATTATCAGGTTCGTGAAAAACCAGTTGAATATTATCAGATTAAATATAAAAATAATGATATTTACAATACGTTAGTGGGAACAACCCAAGTAACGGGTCAAAAGTATTGGAAAGACCAAGATAATAAAGCTGGGTTACGTCCTAAAAAAATTACGATCAAATTATTACAAAATGGAGCAATTTATCGAACGGCTAAAATTGGAGCTAAAGATGGTTGGCATTATACTTTTAAGGCGTTGCCCAAGTATGATCAATTAGGTAAAGCATATCAATATACAGTTTCTGAGAATAAAGTTCCTGGTTATGATAGTAGACAACAGGGAAATGATTTTATCAATCAAATTAAACCATTAATTGTGGTAGCCGCACCAGACGAAAATTTGAAGCATAATACTACAACATTAAATCCAGTGATTTATAATGAAAAGGTTGAAAATAATCTGGTAGTGCCAATCATTAAACCAGTCGATGGAGAAAAATCAAAGCAAATATCGTTACTAATAAATAATGAGACATTAGAGCAACAAAAAAATGAACTGACTAAAAAAACAAGTCCGTTAAAAATAAAGACTATACATCCAATGTTGCATCAAGCAAATATCAATGTTTTGCCAAAACAGCAATGGGAATCAGTGGAAGAAATGATTCCGTTTTTGATGGACTATAAAATGTTTTCTACGACGATAATTGAGGAATTAAATAAGCCACTTAAATCGGGGGTCCAACCGGAAATATTACGGATGCCGCGAATATTGGTTGAAACGGAAATTAATCTTAATTCAACTAAGTTGGAAAATAAGAAGAATATAGATCTGTCAGTTATAGAGGAACATATTGATGCTAGTGGGAAACAGATAGATTTTTCGACGAGAATAAGTGAAGTACCAAATATCATTGAATTGACTAAGCCAGTTGAACTGGAAAAACTAGTTGAACCAGAAAATAAGCCTGATTTAACTAAGGTGGAAGAAAAAACTGAAATACCGGTAGTTAAAGAAGTAATTGATGACAATGGTAAAGATTTAGAATTGTTGACTAAGGAAAATGAACTACCTAATATCATTGAATTGACTAAGCCAGTTGAACTTAAACAACCAGTTGAATCAGAAAATAATCCTAATTCGACTAAGGAAGAAGAAAAAACTGAAATACTCGTAGTCAAAGAAGAACATAATGACAATGGTAAAGATTTAAATTTGTTAACTAAGGAAAATGAACTACCTAATATCATTGAAGTGACTAAGCCAGTTGAACTTAAACAAACAGTTGAAACAAAAGATATTCCTGATTCAACCAAGGAAGAAGAAAAAACTGAAATATCGGTAGTCGAAGAAGAAAATAATGACAATGGTAAAGATTTAAAATTGTTGACTAAGGAAAATGAACTACCTAATATCATTGAAGTTACTAAGGCAGTTGAACTGGAAAAACTAGTTGAACCAGAAAATAATCTTGATTTAACTAAGGTGGAAGAAAAGGCTGAAATACCGGTAGTTAAAGAAGAAAATAATGACAATGGTAAAGATTTAAAGTTGTTAACGAAGGCAATTGAACTACCTAATATCATTGAAGTGACTAAGTCATCTGAGCTTGAAAAACCAGTTGAATCAAAAGATATTCCTTATTTAACTAAGGTGGAAGAAAGAACTGAAATACCGGTAGTTAAAGAAGAAATTGATAATAATAGTAAAGATTTAGAATGGTTGACTAAGGAAAATGAACTGCCTAATATCATTGAATTGACTAAGCCAGTTGAACTTAAACAACCAGTTGAATCAGAAAATAATCCTAATTCAACCAAGGAAGAAGGAAAAACTGAAATACCGGTAGTTAAAGAAGAAATTGATGACAATGGTAAAGATTTAGAATTGTTGACGAAGGCAAATGAACTACCTAATATTATTGAAGTTACTAAGGCAGTTGAACTTAAACAAACAGTTGAAACAAAAGATATTCCTGATTCAACCAAAGTGGAAGAAAAAACTGAAATACCGGTAGTCAAAGAAGAAAATAATGACAATGGTAAAGATATAGAATTGTTGACGAAGTTAAATGAACTACCTAATATTATTGAATTGACTAAGCCAGTTGAACTTAAACAACCAGTTGAACCAGAAAATAATCCTAATTCAACCAAAGTGGAAGAAAAAACTGAAATACCGGTAGTTAAAGAAGAAATTGATGACAATGGTAAAGATTTAGAATTGTTGACGAAGGCAAATGAACTACCTAATATTATTGAAGTTACTAAGGCAGTTGAACTGGAAAAACTAGTTGAACCAGAAAATAATCTTGATTTAACTAAGGTGGAAGAAAAGGCTGAAATACCGGTAGTTAAAGAAGAAAATAATGACAATGGTAAAGATTTAAAGTTGTTAACGAAGGCAAATGAAATACCTAATATCATTGAATTGACTAAGCCAGTTGAACTTAAACAAACAGTTGAAAAAAAAGATATTCCTGATTCAACCAAGGAAGAAGAAAAAACTGAAATATCGGTAGTCAAAGAAGAAAATAATGACAATGGTAAAGATATAGAATTGTTGACGAAGTTAAATGAACTACCTAATATTATTGAATTGACTAAGCCAGTTGAACTTAAACAACCAGTTGAACCAGAAAATAATCCTAATTCAACCAAAGTGGAAGAAAAAACTGAAATACCGGTAGTTAAAGACGAAAATAATGGTAAAGATATAGAATTGTTAACGAAGTTAAATGAACTACCTAATATTATTGAATTGACTAAGCCAGTTGAACTTAAACAACCAGTTGAACCAGAAAATATTCCTGATTCAACCAAAGTGGAAGAAAAAACTGAAATACCGGTAGTCAATGACAATGGTAAAGATATAGAATTGTTGACGAAGGTAAATGAACTACCTAATATCATTGAAGTGACTAAGGTAGTTGAACTTAAAAAACCAGCTGAATCAAAAGATATTCTTGATTTAACTAAGGTGGAAGAAAAAACTGAAATACCGGTAGTTAAAGAAGAAAATAATGACAATGGTAAAGATTTAAAGTTGTTAACGAAGGCAATTGAACTACCTAATATCATTGAATTGACTAATCAAGTTGAACTTAAACAACCAGTTGAATCAGAAAATAAGCCTAATTCAGCCAAAGTGGAAGAAAAGGCTGAAATACCGGTAGTTAAAGAAAAAATTGATGATGTTAAAAATGTAGAATTATTAATGAAATCAAATGAATTATCTAAGACGGTTGAAAATAAACAAATAATTGATTTAGTAATTAAGCCTGATTCAACTAAAGTAGAAAAAGTGAAAAGTTCTGACATAGTTGTGGTTAAAAAAGTATCTAGTACTATGGAAAAACAGATTGGAATATTAAATATCGTCGGATTAAAGACGTTAGTAGAAAATAAGCAAACGGTTATTCAGAAAATAGATCAACGAAATATAAATAAAATGTGTATAAAAAATGTTATTCCAATAACGTATTTGAAAGTAGTTAAAAATCAGCCAAAAGAAATGGCGACAGTTGATGTTGTTAAATCCAAAAAGTTAAATTATCCAAAATTACCGACCACACATAGTGACATTCAATCATGCTCTTTTATTAGGGGGATAATCAGCTTGATTATAATGAGCATAGTAACTTTCTGTTGGTATTTTCGGAAGCGATAA
- a CDS encoding MarR family transcriptional regulator, giving the protein MDQQIEIKAIQIDALLNQLHTVAEQQREILFSKTQSTITNTQGHILMLLNQKGLQTNKELAEALQISPAAITKAMKGLQKDDCNCVVPVIDQKDARLVRFTVNQQGAALAEIHAEQHAETLAVYDAIIQQFSASEQQVISRFITELGHCLKEE; this is encoded by the coding sequence ATGGACCAACAAATTGAAATAAAAGCGATCCAAATTGATGCTTTATTAAACCAATTACATACAGTTGCTGAACAACAACGTGAAATTCTTTTTAGTAAGACTCAGAGTACGATTACTAATACCCAGGGACATATCTTAATGTTGTTAAATCAAAAAGGCCTACAAACTAATAAGGAATTAGCAGAAGCTTTGCAGATTAGTCCGGCAGCTATTACCAAGGCCATGAAGGGGCTGCAGAAAGATGATTGTAATTGTGTGGTACCAGTGATTGATCAAAAAGATGCACGGTTAGTAAGATTTACCGTTAATCAACAAGGAGCAGCATTGGCAGAAATACATGCGGAGCAGCACGCAGAAACGTTAGCAGTTTATGATGCAATTATTCAACAATTTTCAGCAAGCGAACAACAGGTGATTAGCCGTTTTATCACTGAATTGGGGCATTGTCTAAAAGAGGAGTAG